A single window of Coffea eugenioides isolate CCC68of chromosome 7, Ceug_1.0, whole genome shotgun sequence DNA harbors:
- the LOC113778592 gene encoding uncharacterized protein LOC113778592 isoform X2: MKEPIHIYCEEPNFDDEQEEDYILNGFPLRREVLDFVLNRDKKDHFVAFMNDTDNKDTEYDRVDVIDWVAQMPCWAVDNMFSYDAVNCATAVLNGETTDIIFTNAAVPCKDGILLPGLHKAALFHAPKITQLFLKNGADPNLRVDVNHMRSVLPLHVTLESMRSVYSMPEWILLEAKKYDSYRYEELSLWMANPIPTGPDFVFKLLYYLNYPYLVCSAFDTLLVYFHLSR, from the exons ATGAAGGAG CCCATACACATATACTGTGAAGAACCCAACTTTGATGATGAACAAGAAGAAGATTATATCCTCAATGGTTTTCCTTTGCGGCGTGAAGTACTTGATTTTGTTCTCAACCGCGACAAGAAAGACCATTTTGTGGCTTTTATGAATGACACTGATAACAAAGATACCGAATATGACAGAGTAGATGTGATTGATTGGGTAGCCCAAATGCCTTGTTGGGCTGTGGATAACATGTTTTCTTATGATGCTGTCAATTGTGCAACTGCTGTGCTcaatggagaaaccacggataTTATTTTTACCAATGCTGCTGTTCCGTGCAAGGATGGTATACTACTCCCTGGATTGCATAAAGCAGCACTGTTTCATGCACCTAAGATTACCCAATTATTTCTCAAAAATGGAGCTGATCCAAACCTCAGAGTTGATGTTAATCATATGAGGAGTGTGTTGCCACTCCATGTTACCCTTGAGAGCATGCG ATCGGTTTATAGCATGCCTGAGTGGATTTTACTGGAGGCTAAGAAATATGATTCATATCGGTACGAGGAATTATCATTGTGGATGGCTAACCCAATTCCAACGGGCCCAGACTTTGTCTTCAAGTTGCTTTATTATCTTAATTATCCATATCTGGTTTGTTCTGCTTTTGACACTCTGCTGGTTTATTTTCATTTGAGTAGGTGA
- the LOC113778592 gene encoding uncharacterized protein LOC113778592 isoform X1, translating to MNNQKQPIHIYCEEPNFDDEQEEDYILNGFPLRREVLDFVLNRDKKDHFVAFMNDTDNKDTEYDRVDVIDWVAQMPCWAVDNMFSYDAVNCATAVLNGETTDIIFTNAAVPCKDGILLPGLHKAALFHAPKITQLFLKNGADPNLRVDVNHMRSVLPLHVTLESMRSVYSMPEWILLEAKKYDSYRYEELSLWMANPIPTGPDFVFKLLYYLNYPYLVCSAFDTLLVYFHLSR from the exons atgaATAACCAAAAACAGCCCATACACATATACTGTGAAGAACCCAACTTTGATGATGAACAAGAAGAAGATTATATCCTCAATGGTTTTCCTTTGCGGCGTGAAGTACTTGATTTTGTTCTCAACCGCGACAAGAAAGACCATTTTGTGGCTTTTATGAATGACACTGATAACAAAGATACCGAATATGACAGAGTAGATGTGATTGATTGGGTAGCCCAAATGCCTTGTTGGGCTGTGGATAACATGTTTTCTTATGATGCTGTCAATTGTGCAACTGCTGTGCTcaatggagaaaccacggataTTATTTTTACCAATGCTGCTGTTCCGTGCAAGGATGGTATACTACTCCCTGGATTGCATAAAGCAGCACTGTTTCATGCACCTAAGATTACCCAATTATTTCTCAAAAATGGAGCTGATCCAAACCTCAGAGTTGATGTTAATCATATGAGGAGTGTGTTGCCACTCCATGTTACCCTTGAGAGCATGCG ATCGGTTTATAGCATGCCTGAGTGGATTTTACTGGAGGCTAAGAAATATGATTCATATCGGTACGAGGAATTATCATTGTGGATGGCTAACCCAATTCCAACGGGCCCAGACTTTGTCTTCAAGTTGCTTTATTATCTTAATTATCCATATCTGGTTTGTTCTGCTTTTGACACTCTGCTGGTTTATTTTCATTTGAGTAGGTGA
- the LOC113778210 gene encoding uncharacterized protein LOC113778210: MVAREDAMPGAEGRKKIHDFLSTEIASLTKVSLWSVYHIDDAGFAQQCETKKMEVEVILLLLEIFEWIGDKLTGYLQMERKEPSTVDVAKELAWIFEEAGIDLKFKLLGETKRMPWQFDHYSTFIDQKGIQRIYNRYQSAGRRFSAGNTMGYHRQSSTGEICNQHAVVPLSNCLRGSSRKFFHTSHSVRPNQHFGSATQVNKVCSAVLNFHLKQVCIARACQDFHSASQVNKTCNGVPHLQSKLQSLVGTMLDLPSTAGLIEACGRVSNMQYRKNCACYVATLKRGLRCI; this comes from the exons ATGGTAGCTCGTGAAGATGCTATGCCTGGTGCAGAAGGACGTAAAAAAATCCACGATTTTCTTTCGACGGAGATTGCATCCCTGACTAAAGTTTCACTATGGTCAGTGTATCACATTGATGATGCAGGATTTGCACAACAGTGCGAAACAAAGAAGATGGAGGTTGAGGTAATTCTGTTGTTATTAGAAATATTTGAGTGGATTGGTGACAAACTCACAGGTTATCTTCAAATGGAGCGAAAGGAG CCGTCAACGGTAGACGTGGCCAAAGAACTTGCTTGGATCTTTGAGGAGGCAGGCATTGACTTGAAGTTTAAGCTTTTAGGCGAGACAAAAAG GATGCCATGGCAGTTTGATCATTACTCGACGTTCAtag ACCAGAAAGGTATACAAAGGATTTATAACAGATATCAATCCGCGGGGAGAAGGTTCTCAGCTGGCAACACAATGGGTTATCACAGA CAATCCTCAACTGGTGAGATCTGTAATCAGCATGCTGTGGTACCTTTGAGTAACTGCCTTCGAGGGTCTTCCAGAAAATTCTTTCATACTTCGCATTCTGTGAGACCCAATCAGCATTTCGGGTCTGCTACTCAAGTGAACAAAGTGTGCAGCGCTGTGCTGAATTTCCATCTCAAGCAAGTATGCATTGCGCGAGCCTGCCAGGATTTTCATTCTGCATCTCAAGTTAACAAAACGTGCAATGGTGTGCCGCATCTACAATCCAAGCTACAATCTCTTGTTGGAACTATGCTGGACCTCCCATCTACTGCTGGATTGATTGAAGCTTGCGGTAGGGTATCAAATATGCAGTACAGGAAAAACTGTGCTTGCTATGTGGCAACTCTAAAAAGGGGACTGAGATGTATATGA